One genomic segment of Chitinophagales bacterium includes these proteins:
- a CDS encoding NAD(P)/FAD-dependent oxidoreductase has translation MKNVVIIGGGFAGINLALKLADKPKTKVTLIDKNNYNFFAPLLYQVATGMLDVSSISVPIRTLFENKKNLHFRLGELKEILPQENKVILNNGEIKYDYLVIATGTTSNFFGMKNIEENALPMKTIDEAILLRNTLLKVAELATINKNKAEQVKLRNIVIAGAGPAGIEVAGMLAEMRNRSLKRIYPEFNEKQMHIYLIEGGNQVLSAMSDKARKYSRESLKKLGVIVKLNSFVTDYKDDTVFLKDGSSIPTKTLIWTSGVTAYKFKGIPEESYDRGNRIIVDEINKVQGTKNIFSIGDTCIQKTDEKYPNGHPQLGSVATQQGHALAKNITALINGKETTAFKYTDKGTMAIIGKNKAAADMIYPKRTYTGWLAWAVWLLVHLFLLINYRNRMKTIWNWTTSYFIRTQSEGLLIGKTKIMPIVNTK, from the coding sequence ATGAAAAATGTTGTAATAATAGGCGGTGGTTTTGCAGGAATTAACTTAGCTCTTAAATTGGCTGATAAACCCAAAACAAAAGTAACCTTAATAGACAAAAACAATTACAATTTTTTTGCACCGCTGTTGTATCAAGTTGCCACGGGTATGCTTGATGTTTCTAGTATTAGCGTCCCCATAAGAACACTATTTGAAAACAAGAAAAACTTACATTTCAGACTTGGAGAACTAAAAGAAATACTTCCACAAGAAAACAAAGTAATACTTAATAATGGCGAAATAAAATACGATTATTTAGTAATAGCCACAGGAACTACCAGTAACTTTTTTGGTATGAAAAATATAGAAGAAAACGCTTTACCTATGAAAACTATAGATGAAGCTATTCTTTTAAGAAATACCTTACTGAAAGTGGCTGAATTAGCTACTATAAACAAAAACAAAGCGGAGCAAGTAAAACTTAGAAATATTGTAATAGCCGGAGCCGGCCCTGCCGGCATAGAAGTGGCAGGCATGTTGGCAGAAATGAGAAATCGCTCTTTAAAAAGAATTTATCCCGAATTTAACGAAAAACAAATGCACATTTATCTCATAGAAGGCGGAAATCAAGTATTAAGTGCTATGAGCGATAAAGCCCGAAAATATTCAAGAGAAAGTTTAAAAAAACTTGGGGTAATTGTTAAACTTAATTCCTTTGTTACAGACTACAAAGATGACACCGTGTTTTTAAAAGACGGAAGTTCTATACCTACCAAAACCCTTATTTGGACATCGGGAGTTACGGCATATAAATTTAAAGGAATACCCGAAGAAAGTTATGACAGAGGAAACCGAATTATTGTAGATGAAATAAACAAAGTGCAAGGCACTAAAAACATATTTTCTATAGGCGATACTTGTATTCAAAAAACAGATGAAAAATATCCTAACGGGCATCCTCAACTGGGTAGTGTAGCCACACAGCAAGGACACGCTTTAGCCAAAAATATAACCGCTTTAATTAACGGCAAAGAAACCACAGCCTTTAAATATACCGACAAAGGAACTATGGCTATAATAGGCAAAAACAAAGCCGCAGCCGATATGATTTACCCTAAAAGAACTTACACAGGTTGGTTGGCTTGGGCAGTATGGCTTTTAGTCCATTTATTTTTACTAATAAACTACCGAAATAGAATGAAAACCATTTGGAACTGGACTACATCTTATTTTATAAGAACCCAATCGGAAGGCTTGCTAATAGGAAAAACTAAAATAATGCCAATTGTTAACACAAAATAG
- a CDS encoding phosphatase PAP2 family protein, which translates to MIDSLLQLDYHLFDFINQSLSNSFFDTIMPIIRNKKTWIPFYFILVFFIFKDFKPKNAFIIIVLGVLCVVLADAVSSHLLKPYFNRIRPCDLEPFAWHINLVLTKCSGAFSFPSSHAANHFALGSFLALVFYKKLKWLSYLLLFWASLICFAQIYVGVHFPSDVLGGAVLGGLIALVAFVFYRKVII; encoded by the coding sequence ATGATAGACAGTTTACTACAATTAGATTATCATCTTTTTGATTTTATCAATCAAAGTTTATCCAATTCTTTTTTTGATACTATAATGCCTATTATTAGAAACAAAAAAACATGGATTCCTTTTTATTTTATTTTGGTTTTTTTCATTTTCAAAGATTTTAAACCTAAAAATGCCTTTATAATTATTGTTTTAGGCGTGCTATGTGTAGTACTTGCAGATGCTGTTTCCAGTCATTTATTAAAACCTTATTTTAATAGAATACGCCCCTGCGATTTAGAACCTTTTGCCTGGCACATTAATTTAGTTTTAACAAAATGCTCCGGAGCGTTTAGTTTTCCCTCCTCTCATGCAGCCAACCACTTTGCTTTAGGCAGTTTTTTAGCTTTAGTGTTTTATAAAAAACTTAAATGGCTATCATATTTACTCTTATTTTGGGCAAGCTTAATATGCTTTGCTCAAATATATGTGGGCGTACATTTCCCCAGCGATGTATTGGGCGGTGCGGTACTGGGAGGGTTGATAGCTTTGGTGGCTTTTGTTTTTTATAGAAAAGTAATAATATAG
- a CDS encoding class I SAM-dependent methyltransferase → MNNTEWYKEWFNTKYYHILYKNRDFEEAELFINNLVDYLKIEKDSKILDLACGKGRHSYFLAKKGFDVTGIDLSAQSIEWAKTHYSLPNLKFAVNDMRNVYKENSFDFLFNMFTSFGYFNSHNENQRVVNSMKTQINNSGTIVIDFLNIYKVLSNIVKNETKIIDGISFNISKEIRENNIVKTIDFYDSNEKHTFVEKVEILTIDDFKHYFNESGLKIKAVFGSYQLEEFKHEHSDRLILIVTK, encoded by the coding sequence ATGAATAACACAGAATGGTACAAAGAATGGTTTAACACTAAGTATTATCACATACTATACAAAAATAGAGATTTTGAAGAAGCTGAATTGTTTATAAACAACCTTGTTGACTACCTGAAAATTGAAAAAGACAGCAAAATTTTAGATTTGGCGTGTGGCAAAGGCAGACATTCCTATTTTTTGGCAAAAAAAGGCTTTGATGTTACAGGAATAGATTTATCGGCTCAAAGTATTGAATGGGCAAAAACGCATTATAGCCTGCCTAATTTAAAATTTGCAGTAAATGATATGCGAAATGTTTATAAAGAAAACTCTTTTGATTTTCTGTTTAATATGTTTACCAGCTTTGGGTATTTTAATTCTCACAATGAAAATCAAAGAGTAGTAAACAGCATGAAAACCCAAATAAATAATAGTGGGACAATTGTTATTGATTTTTTAAACATCTATAAAGTATTAAGCAATATTGTAAAAAACGAAACTAAAATTATAGACGGCATAAGTTTTAATATTAGCAAAGAAATAAGAGAAAACAACATTGTGAAAACTATTGATTTTTATGATAGCAATGAAAAACACACCTTTGTAGAAAAAGTTGAAATTTTAACTATTGACGATTTTAAACATTACTTTAATGAAAGTGGGTTAAAAATAAAAGCGGTATTTGGCAGTTATCAATTAGAAGAATTTAAGCACGAACATTCTGATAGACTAATATTAATTGTTACCAAATGA
- the glmM gene encoding phosphoglucosamine mutase, giving the protein MAILKSISGIRGTIGGKRGEGLTPMEVMRYAGAYAVWLTKKYNKPKVVIGRDARISGEMVNKIVCGALMGCGVDVIDLGLSTTPTVEMAVKDFKANGGIILTASHNPKQWNALKMLNEEGEFISASVGQKIIELAEQIEELSFPEVDDLGTYNVQNYMQEHFKHIANLPLVDIEAIKNANFKVVVDGVNSSGSVFVPQLLEFLGVTEVKVINEEPTGRFAHNPEPLPENLTELSNTVVREKAHLGISVDPDVDRLAFVCDDGEMFGEEYTLVAVADYILANKKGAAVSNLSSTMALKDVAEKHGCQYYPSAVGEVNVVEKMKAVNAIIGGEGNGGIIYPELHYGRDALVGIALFLTHLAKFNGTVSKLRASYPNYEIVKDKVPLTAATDVDKVLEKLIEKYSNFEINTVDGVKIIMPEGWVMIRKSNTEPIVRVYAESSSRTIAENIVNKIKSDIASIND; this is encoded by the coding sequence GTGGCTATTTTAAAATCAATTTCAGGAATAAGAGGAACAATAGGTGGAAAAAGAGGCGAAGGACTAACACCAATGGAGGTTATGCGATATGCCGGTGCTTATGCCGTGTGGCTTACAAAAAAATATAATAAACCTAAAGTGGTAATAGGTAGAGATGCCCGTATTTCTGGCGAAATGGTAAACAAAATAGTGTGTGGTGCTTTAATGGGCTGCGGAGTAGATGTTATAGATTTAGGATTATCTACCACGCCTACGGTAGAAATGGCTGTTAAAGATTTTAAAGCTAATGGCGGTATTATTTTAACTGCCAGCCACAATCCAAAACAATGGAATGCCTTAAAAATGCTAAATGAAGAAGGCGAATTTATTTCGGCATCTGTAGGGCAAAAAATAATTGAATTAGCAGAGCAAATTGAAGAATTATCTTTTCCGGAAGTAGATGATTTAGGTACGTACAATGTACAAAATTATATGCAAGAGCATTTTAAACATATAGCTAATTTACCTTTGGTAGATATTGAAGCTATAAAAAATGCCAATTTTAAAGTGGTGGTAGATGGTGTAAATTCCAGCGGAAGTGTTTTTGTGCCTCAGTTGCTTGAATTTTTGGGCGTTACAGAAGTTAAAGTTATAAATGAAGAACCGACAGGTAGATTTGCACATAATCCGGAACCATTACCGGAAAATTTAACTGAATTATCTAATACCGTAGTTAGAGAAAAAGCTCATTTAGGTATTTCTGTTGATCCTGATGTAGATAGATTGGCTTTTGTGTGTGATGATGGCGAAATGTTTGGCGAAGAATATACTTTAGTAGCTGTTGCCGATTATATTTTGGCTAATAAAAAAGGTGCTGCGGTTTCTAATTTATCATCTACAATGGCACTAAAAGACGTGGCAGAAAAACACGGATGCCAGTATTATCCCAGTGCCGTAGGCGAAGTGAATGTAGTAGAAAAAATGAAAGCAGTAAATGCCATAATAGGTGGCGAAGGCAATGGCGGTATTATATATCCGGAGTTGCATTATGGTAGAGATGCTTTAGTGGGTATTGCGTTGTTTTTAACACATTTAGCTAAGTTTAATGGTACTGTTTCCAAATTGAGAGCTTCTTATCCTAATTATGAAATAGTAAAAGACAAAGTGCCTTTAACAGCTGCTACAGATGTAGATAAAGTATTGGAAAAATTAATAGAAAAGTATAGTAATTTTGAAATAAACACAGTAGATGGCGTTAAAATTATAATGCCCGAAGGTTGGGTTATGATTAGAAAATCTAATACTGAACCTATTGTGCGTGTTTATGCCGAAAGCAGTAGCAGAACCATAGCCGAAAATATTGTAAATAAAATTAAATCGGATATTGCTTCAATAAATGATTAA
- a CDS encoding cysteine desulfurase → MNVYLDNAASTPVHKEVLEAMLPYLSTNYGNPSAIHSNGKRNKAAIEFSRKTIAKYLNCKAQEIIFCSSGTEANNMALKLAVENLGVKHIITSAIEHKSVLNIVLYLEEAKGIKVSYVDVNKDGTIDIDSLESILKDNNDNTLVSIMHAQNELGSINDIDKIGKLSKKYGTLFHTDTVQTIAHLPFNLKESNIDFLSASAHKFHGPLGSGFLYKNDKIKIGTWLHGGGHERNVRSSTENISGIVGMSTALKMAYDNLAADRVKVLELKNYLKQELKKNIPDVVFNEAKENLYTILSVTFPGIKDDLAEVLIKLDMKGIAVAGGSACSSGSIKFSKVLSKLGYNENETTLRISFSVFNTKEELDYTVKALKELC, encoded by the coding sequence ATGAATGTATATTTAGATAATGCTGCTTCTACACCTGTGCATAAAGAGGTGTTAGAGGCTATGTTGCCCTATTTATCTACTAATTATGGCAATCCTTCGGCTATACATTCTAATGGCAAAAGAAATAAGGCTGCAATAGAATTTTCAAGAAAAACTATAGCCAAATATTTAAACTGTAAAGCTCAAGAAATTATTTTTTGTTCAAGCGGTACAGAAGCCAATAATATGGCTTTAAAGCTTGCTGTAGAAAATTTAGGTGTTAAACATATTATTACCTCGGCAATAGAACACAAAAGCGTATTAAACATAGTATTGTATTTAGAAGAAGCAAAAGGTATTAAAGTAAGTTATGTAGATGTAAATAAAGATGGCACTATAGATATTGATAGCTTAGAAAGTATTTTAAAAGATAATAATGACAATACTTTGGTTAGTATAATGCACGCTCAAAATGAGCTGGGAAGTATAAACGATATAGATAAAATAGGTAAATTATCTAAAAAATATGGCACTTTGTTTCATACCGATACGGTTCAAACCATAGCACATTTGCCTTTTAATTTAAAAGAAAGTAATATAGATTTTTTATCGGCATCAGCACATAAATTTCACGGCCCATTGGGTAGTGGTTTTTTATATAAAAACGATAAAATAAAAATAGGCACTTGGCTACATGGTGGTGGGCACGAACGCAATGTAAGGAGCAGTACAGAAAATATTTCGGGCATTGTAGGTATGTCCACAGCTTTAAAAATGGCTTATGATAATTTAGCAGCAGATAGAGTTAAAGTTTTAGAGCTTAAAAACTACTTGAAGCAAGAGCTAAAGAAAAATATACCCGATGTAGTTTTTAATGAAGCAAAAGAGAATTTATATACTATACTTTCGGTTACATTTCCTGGCATAAAAGACGATTTAGCTGAGGTACTTATAAAATTAGACATGAAAGGAATAGCTGTAGCTGGCGGAAGTGCTTGCTCCAGTGGCAGTATAAAATTTTCAAAAGTACTTTCAAAATTGGGATATAACGAAAACGAAACTACTTTAAGAATTAGCTTTAGTGTGTTTAATACTAAAGAGGAATTGGATTATACCGTAAAAGCCTTAAAAGAATTATGTTAA
- a CDS encoding SulP family inorganic anion transporter, giving the protein MFSNFKSDISSSIVVFFVALPLCLGIALASGVPPISGLIAGIIGGIVVGAISGSRYGVSGPAAGLVAIVLVAIPDLGGFSFFLTAVVMAGLMQILFGVFRLGTISQYFPSSVIKGMLSGIGIMIILKEIPHALGYDADYFIDEQVEGQSIFTPLMSAIEALSFPVIVLTVLAFAVILLWDNVILKKVKALKILPGSLIVVIFGIAYVIFTNNYMPDFVIGSKHLVDIPIISSLSELKGFIVFPNFGNILSYDMWLVAFTIAVVASLESLLCLEATDKLDPNKAITPPNRELIAQGAGNMFAGLIGGLPITQVIVRSSANMQSGAKSKLSTILHGFLLMVTVFTIPFILNKIPFASLAVILILIGYKLATPAIFVNMYKAGWKQFVPFILTIIGVVVFDLLTGISIGIVAALFVIIYKSYQNTHFTLKEEEGSTRITLAEELTFFNKSPLLDEFARVPDNSHVVIDKTNNVYLDYDVAEIIEDFKLSSKERNITLEIIEK; this is encoded by the coding sequence ATATTTTCAAATTTTAAATCCGATATTTCATCAAGTATCGTAGTCTTTTTCGTTGCTTTACCTTTATGTTTAGGTATAGCATTAGCCAGTGGAGTGCCGCCTATTTCCGGTTTAATAGCAGGTATTATAGGTGGTATAGTAGTAGGTGCTATCAGTGGTTCTCGGTATGGAGTAAGCGGACCAGCTGCGGGTTTAGTAGCCATAGTTTTAGTAGCCATTCCGGATTTAGGTGGTTTTTCTTTCTTTTTAACTGCTGTAGTAATGGCAGGTTTAATGCAAATTTTATTTGGTGTTTTTAGATTGGGAACTATCTCTCAGTATTTCCCTTCATCGGTTATTAAAGGAATGCTTTCTGGTATTGGTATTATGATTATCTTAAAAGAAATACCGCATGCTTTAGGCTACGATGCCGATTATTTTATAGATGAACAAGTAGAAGGACAAAGTATTTTTACTCCTTTAATGTCCGCTATTGAGGCACTTTCTTTTCCTGTTATTGTATTGACAGTTTTAGCTTTTGCTGTCATTTTGCTTTGGGATAATGTTATTTTGAAAAAAGTAAAAGCATTAAAAATATTGCCGGGCTCATTAATTGTTGTAATATTTGGGATAGCGTATGTAATATTTACTAATAATTATATGCCTGATTTTGTGATAGGAAGTAAGCATTTAGTAGATATTCCTATTATATCAAGTTTAAGTGAATTAAAAGGATTTATTGTTTTTCCTAATTTTGGTAATATATTGTCCTACGATATGTGGCTGGTAGCCTTTACCATAGCAGTGGTGGCAAGTTTAGAATCTTTATTATGTTTAGAAGCTACAGATAAATTAGACCCCAATAAAGCCATTACGCCACCCAATAGAGAATTAATAGCTCAAGGAGCGGGAAATATGTTTGCAGGTTTAATAGGCGGATTGCCAATAACACAAGTTATAGTAAGAAGTTCTGCTAATATGCAAAGTGGTGCTAAATCTAAATTGTCAACTATTTTGCACGGCTTTTTATTAATGGTAACTGTTTTTACAATACCTTTTATTTTAAATAAAATACCTTTCGCTTCATTGGCAGTAATTTTAATATTAATAGGCTATAAATTAGCTACTCCTGCTATTTTTGTTAATATGTATAAAGCCGGTTGGAAACAGTTTGTACCTTTTATATTAACCATTATAGGAGTTGTTGTTTTTGATTTATTAACGGGTATTTCTATTGGAATAGTAGCTGCATTATTTGTAATAATATACAAAAGCTATCAAAATACGCATTTTACTTTAAAAGAAGAGGAAGGAAGTACAAGAATAACTTTAGCAGAAGAACTTACGTTTTTTAATAAATCGCCTTTGTTAGATGAATTTGCACGCGTACCGGACAACTCGCATGTTGTTATAGATAAAACTAATAATGTTTATCTTGATTATGACGTTGCTGAAATTATAGAAGACTTTAAGCTGTCTTCAAAAGAGAGAAATATAACTTTAGAAATAATAGAAAAATAA
- the can gene encoding carbonate dehydratase — translation MERKFYNQLLENNKKWVASRIDENPEFFKNLAKGQTPPVLWIGCADSRVPANEIIGAQPGEVFVHRNIANMVVHTDMNMLSVLDYAVNALKVRHVIVCGHYGCGGVQAAMGNKSIGLIDNWLRNIKDVYRLYHDELEGIKDKKKRFDRFVELNVKEQVLDLSKTSIVQNAWKNKQALHLHGWVYGLDSGIVKDLEVNVNSNKQLQEVYQLEF, via the coding sequence ATGGAAAGGAAATTTTATAACCAACTGTTAGAAAATAATAAAAAGTGGGTAGCATCAAGAATAGATGAAAACCCCGAATTTTTTAAAAACTTAGCAAAAGGACAAACGCCACCTGTGCTATGGATAGGCTGTGCCGATAGCCGTGTGCCGGCTAATGAAATAATAGGAGCACAGCCCGGAGAAGTTTTTGTACACCGAAATATAGCCAACATGGTAGTGCATACCGATATGAATATGCTAAGTGTATTAGACTATGCTGTTAATGCACTAAAAGTACGGCACGTAATAGTGTGTGGACACTACGGCTGTGGTGGCGTACAAGCAGCTATGGGCAATAAATCTATTGGATTAATAGATAACTGGCTTAGAAATATAAAAGATGTTTACAGGCTGTATCATGATGAATTAGAAGGAATTAAGGACAAAAAGAAAAGATTTGACCGTTTTGTAGAGCTTAATGTTAAAGAGCAAGTTCTTGATTTATCTAAAACTTCAATAGTGCAAAATGCTTGGAAAAATAAGCAAGCATTGCATTTGCATGGTTGGGTTTACGGTTTAGACTCAGGCATAGTAAAAGATTTAGAAGTAAATGTAAACTCTAACAAACAGCTACAAGAAGTGTATCAATTAGAGTTTTAA
- a CDS encoding Na+:solute symporter: MGTLDWIIFIAYLVIVFLMGVWASKKASTGIESYFVADRNLPWWWLGISIIATTFAADTPLAVTGITANNGVVGNWLWWSWAATYITVAIFFAQRWRKSHVLTDVEFIELRYDGKQAAVLRGFKAFFFGVVLNCFILGWVITAAVQIASPFIDWQALLPSFYAFMEQFYPAFLLFKGNLNATITILALLIIVLSYSSLGGIRGVILTDLFQFAIAMITSIVFAYVVVKYLGGMQSIQHQLVEIYGAEKAGYYTEFIPSLKNPLLPIHIFLIYTLVQWWVRFDSDGTGYIAQRINTAKTAKDAQKGSLLFAIAFIALRTWPWILVGLASLVMFPIGQETIKYIAEGEIVATSREAAYPIIMRLVLPVGLLGLTFTSLMAAFMSTVDTHINWGSSYLTNDIYRRFINKNASEKDLVGFSRWMVVLITILAIITSSQMGSIEGAWKFFINAAAGLGIAQIIRWFWWRANAYTEISAMVVALLITIILTIIKPEDASPHYDTYGLLIITISTIIISIIVTLLTKPVNDATLTNFAQRCLPIGLWKGKVAHNKSLPKFLDTFIMWLLGLTVSFSGLFAIGHILFARYVLGVVLFIVALIALFVLLKMMQKESKYFEES, from the coding sequence TTGGGAACTTTAGATTGGATAATTTTTATAGCGTACTTAGTTATTGTTTTTTTAATGGGTGTATGGGCATCTAAAAAAGCGAGTACAGGTATAGAATCTTATTTTGTGGCAGACAGAAATTTGCCGTGGTGGTGGCTGGGTATTTCCATTATTGCCACCACATTTGCTGCCGATACGCCTTTGGCTGTTACTGGAATTACTGCAAATAATGGGGTAGTGGGCAATTGGCTGTGGTGGAGCTGGGCAGCCACCTACATAACCGTAGCTATATTTTTTGCTCAAAGGTGGCGAAAAAGCCATGTACTTACCGATGTAGAGTTTATAGAGCTTCGCTATGACGGAAAACAAGCAGCCGTTTTAAGAGGATTTAAAGCATTCTTTTTTGGAGTAGTTTTAAACTGTTTTATTTTAGGGTGGGTTATAACTGCCGCTGTTCAAATAGCCAGTCCTTTTATAGATTGGCAAGCTCTTTTACCTTCATTTTATGCTTTTATGGAGCAATTTTATCCTGCCTTTTTATTGTTTAAAGGCAATCTAAATGCCACCATAACTATTCTTGCTTTGTTAATTATTGTATTGTCATACAGCTCATTAGGAGGAATAAGAGGAGTTATTTTAACCGATTTATTCCAGTTTGCTATTGCCATGATTACTTCTATTGTTTTTGCCTATGTGGTAGTAAAATATTTAGGAGGAATGCAAAGCATACAACATCAATTAGTAGAAATATACGGAGCCGAAAAAGCAGGATATTATACGGAGTTTATACCTTCTTTAAAAAATCCCTTATTGCCTATTCATATCTTTTTGATTTACACTTTAGTGCAGTGGTGGGTTAGGTTTGATTCTGACGGAACAGGATATATAGCTCAAAGAATAAATACCGCTAAAACAGCTAAAGATGCACAAAAAGGTTCTTTACTTTTTGCTATTGCGTTTATAGCTTTGCGTACATGGCCTTGGATATTAGTGGGGCTGGCTTCTTTGGTAATGTTTCCTATTGGGCAAGAAACCATTAAATATATTGCGGAAGGAGAAATAGTGGCTACAAGTAGGGAAGCGGCTTATCCAATTATTATGAGATTGGTATTGCCGGTAGGCTTGTTAGGCTTAACATTTACCAGCTTAATGGCAGCTTTTATGAGTACGGTTGACACGCATATTAACTGGGGCTCAAGCTATTTAACAAATGATATTTATAGGAGATTTATCAATAAAAATGCTTCAGAAAAAGATTTAGTAGGTTTTAGCCGTTGGATGGTTGTATTAATAACTATTTTGGCTATTATTACTTCATCTCAAATGGGAAGTATAGAAGGTGCTTGGAAATTTTTTATTAATGCGGCAGCCGGTTTAGGTATAGCCCAAATAATCCGTTGGTTTTGGTGGCGTGCTAATGCCTATACTGAAATTAGTGCTATGGTGGTGGCACTTTTAATAACCATAATTCTAACAATTATAAAACCCGAAGATGCTTCACCGCACTACGATACTTATGGCTTGTTAATAATAACAATATCTACTATCATAATTTCTATAATTGTAACATTATTAACCAAACCCGTTAATGATGCTACGCTCACAAATTTTGCCCAAAGATGCCTACCCATAGGACTATGGAAAGGGAAAGTAGCTCATAATAAAAGTTTACCTAAGTTCTTAGACACTTTTATCATGTGGTTGCTTGGCTTAACTGTTAGTTTTTCAGGATTATTTGCCATAGGGCATATTTTGTTTGCTCGCTATGTTTTAGGTGTTGTTTTATTTATTGTAGCTTTAATAGCTTTGTTTGTTTTGCTAAAAATGATGCAAAAAGAAAGCAAGTATTTTGAGGAGAGTTGA
- a CDS encoding response regulator transcription factor, with protein sequence MKKIKLAIVDDNVFLMKAIEEKLSFFEEFEVVMKKNNGKEFTDNISPIDEIDVVLMDIEMPIMNGIEATNLCKQKLPNTKIIMLTVFDNDENIFNAIKAGADGYLLKEVNPKDLYNGILETLNGGAAMNPSIAMKTLKLLRNPIDFELDKDAEDVILSSREIDVLEQLSKGLSYTVIADNLFLSPHTIRKHIENIYKKLQVHSKIEAVQKARRNNLI encoded by the coding sequence ATGAAAAAAATAAAATTAGCCATAGTAGATGACAATGTTTTTTTAATGAAAGCTATAGAAGAAAAACTTTCTTTTTTTGAAGAATTTGAAGTGGTAATGAAAAAAAACAACGGCAAAGAATTTACAGATAATATTAGCCCTATAGATGAAATAGATGTAGTACTTATGGATATAGAAATGCCCATAATGAATGGTATAGAAGCTACTAACTTATGCAAGCAAAAACTGCCCAACACAAAAATTATAATGCTAACCGTTTTTGATAATGACGAAAACATTTTTAATGCCATAAAAGCCGGTGCCGATGGATATTTGCTTAAAGAAGTGAACCCAAAAGACCTTTACAATGGCATTTTAGAAACCTTAAACGGAGGTGCAGCTATGAATCCTTCTATTGCCATGAAAACTTTAAAACTTTTACGCAATCCTATAGATTTTGAGTTGGACAAAGATGCCGAAGATGTAATATTAAGTAGTAGAGAAATAGATGTTTTGGAGCAGTTAAGCAAAGGACTAAGCTACACCGTTATAGCCGATAATCTATTTTTATCGCCACACACCATACGCAAGCATATTGAAAACATATACAAAAAGCTACAAGTACACAGTAAAATAGAAGCGGTACAAAAAGCCAGAAGAAATAATTTGATATAG